From the Pomacea canaliculata isolate SZHN2017 linkage group LG4, ASM307304v1, whole genome shotgun sequence genome, one window contains:
- the LOC112562510 gene encoding LOW QUALITY PROTEIN: uncharacterized protein LOC112562510 (The sequence of the model RefSeq protein was modified relative to this genomic sequence to represent the inferred CDS: inserted 2 bases in 2 codons): MRRRSQATVVRHRLQTTKTPELQKFQERSKVTLRVRATVPAKEGCKNIYKEYFRCQHNTNPVSATADSRLGSKNSKCPALLTIAVQRQLGKLSRTKNIDPLLKDLPTWLRIEHTHNHSLYSADSLRHRDVNDETIAKFKELFSKGHTPSSALEMRKMDLQMEHGVNYIYQAADRAFCPDLHFCYRLYKKVFEEKYSSTSSELLTDSLQTACRTFNAEQNGEFCKVKETASGKIAIAVCTPLMMRVHTLHRASGELVFMDASGGXDRYDCRGFLLLTHSVAGGLPLGCLIVSSEATEVITDALLLYKELLPAAFPEATLLLCTFHVLQAAWRFLWEARNKVQKESRPHLLSIIKKMVYAQSEDEIINVYDNACRDDVVRDNPKFKLYLEKQFERKSLWAATFRKDLPVRGNNTNNYCEAAMHVLKDKIFCRXRAYNILLARLPAYYERRLLDLANGRKDVTISRCYLYGSENIKRVMVQAVGDLHFEVESEREHGKSYQADMNTDMCSCPDGMTGAPCKHQHAVIKFFNISSCNIFPVKDVKARRHFFQLATGHDSIQQEWFQPLVDNREDIPEPYTLSANLETVNTPLEADNNNRTEEILKHDSEDEFDIPTTNRQIEVIQQFKKNIDKLLKEMENNKDELWPAVDSFNKQLEKLKTTSALSTALFSFGKKHGSLFSFSDEVLFLFSHQQLPVEQHMLGADSACKVAENQ, from the exons ATGCGGCGACGCTCTCAGGCGACAGTGGTCCGGCACCGGCTCCAGACGACCAAGACCCCAGAG CTTcagaaatttcaagaaagaagcAAGGTTACATTGCGTGTTAGGGCTACAGTGCCAGCAAAGGAGGggtgcaaaaatatttataaagaatatttcagaTGCCAGCACAACACAAACCCAGTTTCTGCTACAGCTGACAGCCGTCTTGGTTCCAAGAATTCAAAATGTCCAGCTCTGCTAACAATTGCTGTGCAGAGACAGCTTGGAAAACTCAGCAG AACAAAGAACATAGACCCACTTTTGAAAGATCTCCCTACATGGCTTCGGATTGAACACACTCACAATCATAGTCTGTACAGTGCTGATTCTCTACGTCATAGGGATGTAAATGATGAGACAATCGCCAAATTCAAAGAGCTTTTTTCAAAGGGCCACACTCCATCTTCAGCACTTGAAATGCGTAAGATGGACCTCCAAATGGAACATGGAGTGAATTACATTTATCAAGCTGCTGACAGAGCTTTTTGTCCTGATCTGCACTTTTGCTACAG GCTGTACAAGAAAGTATTTGAAGAGAAATACTCTTCAACCTCTTCAGAACTGTTAACTGACAGCCTACAGACAGCTTGCAGGACATTCAATGCAGAACAAAATGGGGAGTTCTGCAAGGTAAAAGAAACAGCATCAGGGAAGATAGCCATAGCTGTCTGCACTCCCCTCATGATGAGAGTGCACACACTGCACCGTGCAAGCGGTGAACTTGTTTTTATGGATGCCTCAGGGG TGGACAGGTATGACTGCAGAGGTTTTCTGCTTCTCACTCACAGCGTTGCAGGTGGACTCCCTTTAGGCTGCCTTATTGTTTCTTCTGAAGCAACAGAAGTAATAACAGATGCTTTGTTACTGTATAAAGAACTTTTGCCAGCTGCATTCCCTGAAGCAACACTTCTTCTTTGTACATTCCATGTACTTCAGGCCGCTTGGCGTTTCCTCTGGGAGGCCCgaaacaaagtacaaaaagaaAGCAGGCCTCATCTACTGAGCATCATCAAGAAAATGGTTTATGCTCAGAGTGAGGATgaaataattaatgtttatgATAATGCATGTAGAGATGATGTTGTTAGGGACAATCCCAAATTCAAACTGTATTTAGAAAAGCAGTTTGAACGAAAAAGTCTATGGGCAGCCACTTTTAGAAAAGATCTTCCTGTGCGtggaaataacacaaataacTACTGTGAAGCAGCTATGcatgttttgaaagataaaatcttCTGCC ACAGAGCATATAACATCTTATTAGCACGGCTTCCTGCCTACTATGAAAGGCGGCTGCTGGACCTTGCAAATGGTAGGAAAGATGTTACAATTAGCAGATGTTATTTATATGGATCGGAAAACATTAAGAGGGTAATGGTTCAGGCTGTAGGAGATCTTCATTTTGAAGTTGAAAGTGAGAGGGAGCATGGTAAGTCATACCAAGCAGACATGAACACAGACATGTGTTCTTGCCCAGATGGCATGACAGGTGCACCGTGCAAGCACCAGCATGctgttataaaattttttaatatttcttcatgTAATATATTTCCTGTTAAGGATGTCAAAGCAAGGAGACATTTCTTCCAGCTAGCGACTGGACATGATAGTATTCAGCAGGAATGGTTCCAGCCTCTTGTTGATAATCGAGAAGACATCCCTGAACCGTATACTTTGAGTGCAAATTTGGAAACAGTAAACACACCACTTGaagctgacaacaacaacaggactGAGGAAATACTGAAACATGACTCTGAGGACGAGTTTGACATCCCTACCACTAACAGACAGATTGAAGtaatacaacaatttaaaaagaacatagacaaacttttaaaagaaatggaaaataataAGGATGAACTTTGGCctgctgttgacagttttaataaacaattaGAAAAGTTAAAAACCACAAGTGCACTGTCAACAGCACTTTtcagttttggaaaaaaacacgGGAGTCTCTTCAGTTTTTCCGACGAGGTATTATTCCTGTTCAGCCATCAGCAATTGCCTGTCGAACAACATATGTTGGGGGCAGACAGTGCTTGCAAAGTGGCAGAAAACCAATAA